The following is a genomic window from bacterium.
GCGTCGTCCGGCTCTTCGCCATGCAATGCGGCACTTCCGCCGAATACAGGGTCCGGGTCCCGGCCCCGCGCCCCTTGCCATCCTTCCCGACGCTCACGTCATACCCGACAAACAAGACGTGATCGGCCCATTCCCGGACACGTAATCGAATGGAGGCCTTCCCGCTGTTCGGGGATTGCAGGCGCGGCTCATACCGGAGCCAATCTTCCCCGGCCGGGTTCGGCACCGTGGATGTACAATCGTGGCAGACAAATACGACATTCCGACCGGCTCGCGCGTGGCGATCCAGATCAGCCAGCAGGGGGAGGAACGTGTCGAACACGAAGCCAAACCCCCTGCCGTACCCGTAGCCTTCGACACTGGTCACCCGTTTCCCATCTGCCAGGACGGTCTCCAGGGTATGCGCCACTGCCAGTTCCTCGGCCCGTGTCCCGGTGTCGATCACGATGCTCTGCACCTTTTCCCAACCATCCGCCTGGATCACATCGCGCAACGTCTGCCAGTTGTGGATCCCCGTCACCGGCATGATGTTTGCCATCCGTCCGGATTCCTCCAACTGCAACCGCAAGCGCGGCAGCGATTCATCCAGGTCGATGAACGCGACCGGCCCCGGCAACTGCGACGCCAGCGTCGTCTTGCCGATTCCGCCAGGACCATAAAGCAACACCCGGTGCCCGCTCGACGAGGCCACCTCCCCAAACTGCACCGATTTGCGCGCCATCGCCACCGGCGGTGCCGGGGGCATTGCCGGCAACCCAATCCTTCTCACAGTCCCCTTGCCGAATAACGGCGTCTTCGTCTCACTCATCCTTTGTTCCTTCCTTTCTCTGTATTTTCTTCAATGTGGGAGGGGCACTCTCCGCCACAGGCGGATCTGCCCGCGGCACGACGTGCCGCGACTCCCTTCTTTTCCTACTGCCAACTGATCACTGCCCACTGCCTACTGTCCCCAACTCCCCATGCACCGCCCCCACACGAAACCCAGACGGCACACACTGCGCATCCGCATGGACCCCCTGCAGGCAGAACCCGGAGAACTCACAGCCCTGGCAACTCATCGCATTCACGTTGCGCGGCCACGCCTGCTCACGCAGGCCCGTCCGCCGCTCCGCCTGGCGGAGAGCCAAAATGAGTTTGGAAAGCTCGAAACGTTGGATCTTGAATTCCTCCAGATCCTGATCGAGCACCGGCACCTCGCGGCGCGCGTAATAGAAGTCCGCCCGATCCTGGGTATCCTGGGCGAGGCGATCCCCGAACTGGGCGGCCGTCTCGCCCTGCTTCTGACGGATGGCCGGTTTCTTGGTCACGTCATAAAGGATCACCTGGACATCCCAACCGAGCGCCCGGGCCGCGACCACGTACTGCATCACCTGTTGATTGAGCCGCAGTCGCAGCCAATAGTCCGAAGCAGGATCCACACTATCGCTGGTGGTTTTATGTTCCATCAGGACGAGACGGCCGTCCTGCAGGACGCCGAGCCCGTCAATCTTCCCGGCGCTATCGAAAGTCCGGGATCCTTCAATCGGATGTCGGAACTCCACCTCCGCATGCAGTTCCTTTACTGGATCCTGTTCATGACGCCGGTAATACCCGGCCAGCAGTCCAGAGAGGGTGGCCAGTTGCACTTCCTCGAATTTCACATCCTTGACGGCCGCCGCCAGGGCCGCCTCAAAGGGAAGCCCCTGCCAACGCGCTTCCATCGCCGCGTGCCATGCCGTCCCGAATCGCAGTGCCTGCGCTTCGGTCTCCGCCTTCAACCCAATTTCATACCGCCAGAAATGTCGCCGGGGGCACCCCAACAACGTCGTCATCCTCGTCGCCGTCAATAATTCCTTCATCTTATTTCCCTTCGCGCACTTTGCGTCTTCGTGTGAATCATGTGTTTTCTGCCCACTGCCTACCGCCCACTGCCCACTTTCTTTTCCCCGGCCGTTGCCACCCGGCACCCGGCAAGAAACGCATCGAGGTCTGTCACCGCATAACTCACCGTCCGGTGCCCGATCCGGTAAAATGGGATCCTCTTCGCCTTCCGGAGCGACTTGAGTTCCCTGGTTGTAATCCCGAGATGCTGTGCAGCATCCGGCGTCCCAATCCTTGTCAGTTCGTTACTCCCATTCATCGCATCTCCCTTTCATGTTGCATGGCAACACGATTGCAAGTAGGAAGGGTGCGCGCCATTTCTGGCTGTCGAAATGTCCGGTAATGTCCGGAACCACAAGAGGGGTAAAAATGGCCTAAAACCCCTATAAACAAAGGCCGTTGCGGCCTATGGAGTTTCATTAGAAATAGGGAAAATAAGTGGAAAAATGTCCGAAAAATGTCCGGACAACTGTCCAAATGTCCGTTTTCGGTCAAATGTCCGAAAAATGTCCAAAAAAATGTCCAAATGTCCGGAACCGCGCAGCTCGCAGACCATCCGGCTCAATGTTTACAGGGGGTTCGCTCAAATGTCCAAATGTCCGGACAAATGTCGAAATGTCCGGACAAATGTCCGAATGTCCAACAAACCATCCGGCTACTTATTCGCGCCCAGCCGCTGGGTTTGTTCGATGGCCCGGCGATATCGCCGTTGAAGAGCGTCTGCACGTGTCGCGATATCCACGGCTCTCATAGCGTCACCATGGACGGCCTGTCTATAATGTCGGTTGGCGTCGCTTAATCGCATCCAAGGCGCTTTGTCGGGGGTTTTGCGCGCCGTTTCAATGTCCAAACGTGATAGGGCCCAAAACGTTTCCACGTCGTTCGCATGTTTCTTCCGTTCCAGATTGTAGGCCTGCACCAAGTCATCAGTCGCGCCCCGATTCGGGTTCAGCTTTGAACACCGTAATGCGGGCGCAATGGTGGCCAGTGCGATTTCCGCAGCTTTCTGGGCAACCGTGGCAGTGGTGTCATCACTTTTCGCTACTTTCTCTTTTTCTCTCCGTCGCCCGCTGTGGGTGTCCGTACGGCATTCCTTAGCGCCTTCAGTCTCCGCCTTCCCAAACGGAAATTCCTCCTGTAAGCGCACGACAAACGCCCTAGCTGTCCCACCGGCGCCGAAAGTAGCTATCGCTTCATCCCTACAAGGCTTCACTCTATATCCGCCAGCATTACGGGTCACCCGCACCCGTACATCCATGGCCCTGTCTCTTTCGATTCTCTTTACCCAGAACTCCACGCTTTCCCCCTCTATTCTCGCGTCCATTCCCGGGCCTTCGCTGATAAAGTTCAGAGTGTTGATGAAAGCTCTCTCTGCCGCCTGGATGCAGCGCCGCATCAGATCGCGGTTCTTTTCCGTCTCACCCGGGTCATCAAAGGGGTCCATTCTATGCCGGTCGCACTCTGGTAACCGGGCCATGTTGTGCTTTTGCATACACATCAGCAGGTAGTTCTGCAGGTGCTTCCGGTAAATCCCTCCAACCTGTAACTGGTGCTTGCTTAAGGCGCCGAAGAGTTCCGTGTGATCCAGAATATCCCCGTTCAGTGCCAGCATGGCCGCCCGCGCCCGGAAATAAACCGTCACATGGAGGTACGCGAAACTCGATTCTGGCTTTTCCAAAAGCTCAACAAGTCGCCCCACCGTATACCAGGGGAAGTCGTTCATCTCATGCTCGACATTCGTCAATGGTCGTAAAATCTGCGGAACACGGCTTTCATCCAAATCGGCAGGGTAGAAGATGTCCCATTCAGCAACATGAATCTCGCAACTTTTAGACACTAGCATTCTCCCTTCTGGCAGCCCTCAAAAATAGAGAGGGGTCATGAACATCCCGCCCGTGTTCATGACCCCCTGATAACTAAGCAATAACTAAAAGCACGTTAACACTCGAATACTAACCTTGCAACCGCGTAAATGCATTTCCTGCATTTTGCACGGTTCATTGTGTACTCAATTCCCTTTCGTTGTGGTTCCCTTTGGGTGCATGACAAATCGTCCCAAATCGGAGCTCTGTAGGCGAATCGGCTGTGAAGTTTACAGGCGGCGCCATGCCCGCGGCTGGTCTCAAGAGAAACTCGCCGAACATGCGGATTGTACCCGCAACACCATCAGCT
Proteins encoded in this region:
- a CDS encoding AAA family ATPase — its product is MSETKTPLFGKGTVRRIGLPAMPPAPPVAMARKSVQFGEVASSSGHRVLLYGPGGIGKTTLASQLPGPVAFIDLDESLPRLRLQLEESGRMANIMPVTGIHNWQTLRDVIQADGWEKVQSIVIDTGTRAEELAVAHTLETVLADGKRVTSVEGYGYGRGFGFVFDTFLPLLADLDRHARAGRNVVFVCHDCTSTVPNPAGEDWLRYEPRLQSPNSGKASIRLRVREWADHVLFVGYDVSVGKDGKGRGAGTRTLYSAEVPHCMAKSRTT
- a CDS encoding PD-(D/E)XK nuclease family protein, with product MKELLTATRMTTLLGCPRRHFWRYEIGLKAETEAQALRFGTAWHAAMEARWQGLPFEAALAAAVKDVKFEEVQLATLSGLLAGYYRRHEQDPVKELHAEVEFRHPIEGSRTFDSAGKIDGLGVLQDGRLVLMEHKTTSDSVDPASDYWLRLRLNQQVMQYVVAARALGWDVQVILYDVTKKPAIRQKQGETAAQFGDRLAQDTQDRADFYYARREVPVLDQDLEEFKIQRFELSKLILALRQAERRTGLREQAWPRNVNAMSCQGCEFSGFCLQGVHADAQCVPSGFRVGAVHGELGTVGSGQ
- a CDS encoding helix-turn-helix domain-containing protein — its product is MNGSNELTRIGTPDAAQHLGITTRELKSLRKAKRIPFYRIGHRTVSYAVTDLDAFLAGCRVATAGEKKVGSGR
- a CDS encoding helix-turn-helix transcriptional regulator, with product MTNRPKSELCRRIGCEVYRRRHARGWSQEKLAEHADCTRNTISFVERGLFNVSAEMLLNLAKAFGTNIQGFSRSAKI